The stretch of DNA TGTAGCTTTTGCTATGGACAGATATAAGAGATCCGTATAGACCAGGTTCTTTTAAGTCTGATGTTGCAGAAGATTCATTTACTTCATCTGCATCCTCAGTAAACAAATCATTTCGGAAACAAAACACCGATCATAGACTAAAACATGCGAATAACTATCCATTAGCGTAAAGCACACGAACCTAACACCGACAGAGAGTAACCCAAGCTAAtgaaaaaaacctttttttttttaggctgACTGAGAATATTGTTGTCACCAGTACTCTGTCGTTGCATGAGAAGTGGTGAAGTCGAACTATATCATCCCTTACAATAATTTTCCGACCGAAAGCTTTTGATACACATTTTGTAAAAGAATGGCAATCTCTGCAAAATCTCAGATTCTTTGTGATCCGAAGAGTTGTTCCTGCCGGAGTTCTCATCAATCCATATGCAATAGCCAATTTTTCACTGTGAAATGTATCTGCAGATCCTAAACACCGGCCAGAGAGAGTAGGAGCACTTCTGTTCGAGTCATCTGGCTAAAATGGCACGGTGGATTACTTCCCTGAGTTCTCAGTAAATATGTGCAGACTCCGGATGCATTTTGTCGTCAACGCCAATTTGTGAACTTGATCACCAATCTCTAAACACTCAAGAACTTTAGCTCAGCGCAAACCTTTAGCTCTCCAGTCTCCACAAATGTCCTAGCATCGGtcaattccttttttttcttttttctttttttgaatatataagaaagataaaagttttcaaatatatttttatgaacgAAGATAATATCAAATAAGTCTTGAAACATATCTAAATCTAATCTATTTCGAATCTAAATACATATTGtatatcttttcaaaattttgataaaattcatatatatatatatggccaCCGGCTTATTACACAATccttataaataaaagatacatAACCTACGTTGAATCTTCTCTTACAAATCATATTACGTACTTTCAATCTGATTATCTAAAGTTACTCAGATGATGTCGATGCCTGGAAGAAACAAGCGTAAAGAAAGATCCTTGCCAgaaccggaaccggaaccgTCAgggattccttcttcttcagctgatGATCATCATAGTTTGTCTTCTTCCCCTTCGACGAGACCTTGCTTTCCTCCAGGTGTCAACTATAGACCAAAGGACTTGGAGGTCATCTCGTTACTTGGACGGAAACAAGACTACTTCGGCGGAAACAGAGAATTATTGGACACCCTTTCTATACATGTCGTGAACATCTACGAGTCCAATCCTGATGAACTTTCAGGTTTGTCGTCTCCTTGTAGAACAAATTAATTACTTGTTATTTTTATCAactttatctcttctttctctttgggcAAACGTTTACTTATGTATGTTTTTGATATATGTACGTAGAAAAATTCAAGAAGGCTAATGATACAGAATGGTACTTTATATCGAAGAGGAACAAGATGGGTAAAGATGGCAAAAGGCAGACACGTGACGCCAAAGGCGGATACTGGAAGGCAACTGTTGCTTCCAAGAAGATTGACGCTGGGCAAGGCCTCGTTGGTTACAAAACCGCACTATCATACTTCGTTGGGAAACGACCTCATGGCAAAAAAACTAGTTGGTTGATGCATGAATACTGGATTGATCAGTGTCCTTCTGCTGATGATGACGTAAAGGTATGTATGCGTTTCTTGATTACCaagttattagtttttttttttttttttgattttattgtgaGTTTTCTTTTGGTTGGTGCGTATACGTAGGACTATTCTATGTGCAAGATCTATCGGAGCCCACAAGCAATAAATAAGCAGaagaaagcagaggaagaagagaataagAGGCAGAAGAAGGTTGTGCAGCAGCAGCCTCCTACTGTCGAGTATCATCAACCGCATGCCCTTTTGGATTCTTATCAACCGCAGCCTCATCATGATATTGcgtatcaacaacaacatctgtTTCAGCCAGCCCCGCTGGATTCTTACCAACAGCAGCAGCAGTTTTGGCCAGGCCCGCTAGATTCTTACCGACCGCATCGATGGCAGTTTATGGCAGCCCGGCCAGATTCACACCAACATTATGATTCTGCGTATCAGCAATTTATAAGAATGCTAGAGGGAGATAATGGTGGCGTTCAACAACAGCAGCCGAGttttgctcctcctcctcctccgcaagGTCACGATTCAAGATCCGGGATGGCGATGAGCCAAGAAGACGGGTTCTTTAACCCCATCAATGAATTATTAAACTATGAGGAAGAACATGGTGTCGTAACTGAGAAGCAACAGCAAGAGCAAAGTGCACCGATTCTNTTAAATTTACAGTGGTGggcaatattatatatatatatatatatatatatatatggaaaagttaaaaacacaaattattaaatcactCCATTAGATAGGGGTTTTGAGATCAActgttaatattttctttctttcattcctTCCTTTACCACCTCTTCTAGTAAACCGGTATTGATCGACGACACTCCTGAAAACGTATCAGATTTGAAAGAGCATTCGCCGGTGGAGTCATCAATACTTTGCGTTTTTGGTTGTAGAGGATGGAATATTGCCGACAGTTCATTAAATGGAGAAAGCTTCTTACCACGTTCTTGTTCTTGTGTTGACGGAGTAGTATTCATTTATCTCGTTGTAATTAATGATTACAAAGTTTAATTATCGTTGGCTTGTTTACCACATACTTTACCCTACCAGTCTATCCTATATATAAtgtcacaatttatgtaataaaGTAAAATTCTCTTTTGACAAGCTTTAAAAAGTtgacattttacattttttttttgtgacatgTATTATTTcctctttaatattttaaatataagtatatattttaactgactttatatgacatacattatattatttatatttatatttaagataaaatataatttgatattatacattataagatgttcaatttattttttaatttatgtagcatattgtccaaaataatgattttctcttttatttcttaactttaatagaaatatttaacatgatatgattattacattatttttcaatttgaatataagatgtttaaattattctttaatttatgtagcatattgtccaaaataatgattttctcttttatttcttaactttaatagaaatatttaacatgatatgattattacattatttttcaatttgaatataagatgtttaaattattctttaatttatgtagcatattgtccaaaataatgattttctcttttatttcttaactttaatagaaatatttaacatgatatgattattacattatttttcaatttgaatataagatgtttaaattattctttaatttatgtagcatattgtccaaaataatgattttctcttttatttcttaactttaatagaaatatttaacatgatatgattattacattatttttcaatttgaatataagatgtttaaattattctttaatttatgtagcatattgtccaaaataatgattttctcttttatttcttaactttaatagaaatatttaacatgatatgattattacattatttttcaatttgaatataagatgtttaaattattctttaatttatgtagcatattgtccaaaataatgattttctcttttatttcttaactttaatagaaatatttaacatgatatgattattacattatttttcaatttgaatataagatgtttaaattattctttaatttatgtagcatattgtccaaaataatgattttctcttttatttcttaactttaatagaaataattaacatgatatgattattacattatttttcaatCTGAATATAAGATGTTCAATTTATTCTTTAACTTATGTAGCATATtgtccaaaataataattttctcttttatttcttaactttaatagaaataattaacatgatatgattattacattattttcaatttgattctaactaaaacaaactaaagtatattaaaaattatatatatatatatatatatatatatatttggctatAAATATTTTGAGAGAAATAACTATAGTATATGtcttttaaagaaagaaatcaatatatatatatatatataattatgatttgttttgcttgaaaTTCCTATCATATATTACTAGTCATAgtaactatttatatttgaaaaataataaatgtatttatttatgaaccttctcacatattttattaaatttcatattctatcacatattttgtaactctcatattaatttgattaggttaaaattcctattatatatttatatttatattaactaaaaattaatactcaaaacaactaataaatgtattttttggtGCATCTTCTTACATATTATagtaaatttcatattctatcacatcttttgtaactctcatattaataatcatatccATCTTTAAGGTACTAAAGTTCATTTAATTGAAATTATTTACTTCTGTTATATGTTGACATTTTTGTAACTTCcataatattattagtattgTAATGAATGACTAATAACCAtttgaaacataataaatattaaaatatattattatgaatttattgcattttgtaactctcatataaCTTCTTATAGGTATAAATTGATATAAGGATTAGTGCATTAGCAAcccaattaaataattaatttataataggCTTCTAACTCTAAATATTCCTATAAAAAGAAAGACACATCTCATTAACTCTCATATCTCAAACCTCACATAAGTTTGTAAATTCTATAACTTTTTCTATAATAATTAAGGTTTTTTCAAACGCATACTTTAAAAAGCTCACAAGTGGCACTCATTCCTCTCCatattataaacataaaaaaatatcctaaaaaatatcttaacattttagcaatgtccttttagttattatatatatatatatatatatatatatatatatataaatt from Camelina sativa cultivar DH55 chromosome 9, Cs, whole genome shotgun sequence encodes:
- the LOC104715726 gene encoding NAC transcription factor 29-like, with protein sequence MSMPGRNKRKERSLPEPEPEPSGIPSSSADDHHSLSSSPSTRPCFPPGVNYRPKDLEVISLLGRKQDYFGGNRELLDTLSIHVVNIYESNPDELSEKFKKANDTEWYFISKRNKMGKDGKRQTRDAKGGYWKATVASKKIDAGQGLVGYKTALSYFVGKRPHGKKTSWLMHEYWIDQCPSADDDVKDYSMCKIYRSPQAINKQKKAEEEENKRQKKVVQQQPPTVEYHQPHALLDSYQPQPHHDIAYQQQHLFQPAPLDSYQQQQQFWPGPLDSYRPHRWQFMAARPDSHQHYDSAYQQFIRMLEGDNGGVQQQQPSFAPPPPPQGHDSRSGMAMSQEDGFFNPINELLNYEEEHGVVTEKQQQEQKDGILPTVH